The Geotalea uraniireducens Rf4 genome window below encodes:
- a CDS encoding MBL fold metallo-hydrolase, whose product MRQHTINTPYMVGEAHFYSTELNGDLVLFDTGPSTPEALAYLQTVVDLRRLKYLFITHCHVDHYGLADFIAKNSSAEVFLSRKDAIKFRRHHERLEHIRELLRSYGYDHGFVDRLQAVYTDKKIFPAFPEKYTLVEESDVPRKLGIDHIGCPGHSQSDLVYLCGKYAVTGDVLLRNIFQAPLLDVDLETFDGRFRNYDAYCASLLELQSVRGCEILPGHRQYVESLDETILFYAGKLMERAAQVKRLEGVALVSDVIAKLFGGALDDPFITYLKVSEIVFMRDFLAEPEKLKNSLEQIGLFDLVCDVYAAAVG is encoded by the coding sequence ATGCGACAACACACGATCAACACCCCTTACATGGTAGGTGAAGCCCATTTCTACTCCACGGAACTGAATGGGGACCTGGTTCTTTTCGACACCGGTCCCTCCACTCCGGAGGCCCTTGCCTACCTGCAAACGGTCGTTGATCTCAGGCGTCTGAAATACCTCTTTATCACCCACTGCCATGTGGACCATTACGGACTGGCCGATTTTATCGCCAAAAACAGCAGCGCCGAAGTTTTCCTCTCCCGCAAGGATGCCATCAAATTCCGGCGTCACCATGAGCGCCTGGAGCATATCAGGGAGCTTCTCCGCTCATATGGCTATGATCATGGTTTTGTCGACCGCTTGCAGGCTGTCTATACCGACAAGAAAATATTTCCCGCTTTTCCCGAGAAATACACTCTCGTCGAGGAGTCGGACGTTCCCCGCAAGCTGGGGATCGACCATATCGGCTGTCCCGGCCATTCCCAGAGCGATCTGGTCTATTTGTGCGGCAAATACGCCGTTACCGGCGATGTCTTGCTGCGCAACATCTTTCAGGCGCCGCTTCTCGATGTCGACCTGGAGACATTCGACGGGCGGTTCCGCAACTACGACGCATACTGCGCGTCACTCCTTGAATTGCAGTCAGTGCGCGGCTGCGAGATACTTCCCGGCCATCGGCAGTATGTGGAGAGCCTGGACGAAACCATCCTTTTTTACGCCGGGAAACTGATGGAGCGGGCGGCGCAGGTGAAGAGGCTGGAGGGGGTTGCCTTGGTAAGCGATGTGATCGCGAAGCTCTTTGGCGGGGCACTCGACGACCCGTTCATCACTTACCTCAAAGTGTCGGAAATCGTATTCATGCGAGACTTTCTCGCAGAGCCGGAGAAGTTGAAAAATTCCCTGGAGCAGATCGGCCTGTTTGATCTGGTATGCGACGTCTACGCTGCAGCAGTCGGATAG
- a CDS encoding enoyl-CoA hydratase, which produces MSAASTNEQIQTDLRDGIFTICFNRPEKKNALNLAMYAALVDSLGEADRDDAVRVVLLTGNGECFTSGNDLADFMTAPPISAESPVMQFLAAISRFRKPLVAAVIGSAVGVGVTMLLHCDLVYAGTGAVLQLPFVNLGLCPEAGSTLLFPRLMGHQRAAELLLLGEPFSAEKACSVGIVNGVFPDVEVLAAARTKALQLAARPAAAVRLAKALLKKEYAASLEETIADEGAHFVKRLMSPEAGEALRAFMERRQPDFSRFK; this is translated from the coding sequence ATGAGCGCTGCCAGCACAAATGAACAGATTCAAACCGACCTGCGGGACGGTATTTTTACCATTTGCTTTAACCGACCGGAGAAGAAGAACGCCCTGAACCTGGCCATGTATGCGGCGTTGGTTGATTCGCTGGGAGAAGCGGACCGGGATGATGCGGTACGGGTGGTTCTCCTGACCGGAAATGGGGAATGCTTCACCAGCGGCAACGACCTGGCGGATTTCATGACCGCACCGCCCATCAGCGCGGAGAGTCCGGTCATGCAGTTTCTTGCTGCCATAAGCCGGTTCCGCAAACCGCTCGTTGCGGCGGTCATCGGCTCGGCGGTCGGTGTCGGGGTGACGATGCTTCTCCATTGTGACCTTGTTTACGCCGGAACAGGCGCTGTCCTGCAGCTGCCATTCGTTAACCTCGGGCTCTGCCCGGAAGCCGGTTCGACCCTGCTCTTTCCCCGGCTCATGGGGCACCAGCGGGCAGCGGAACTGCTCCTGCTCGGAGAACCCTTTTCAGCCGAGAAAGCCTGTTCAGTCGGCATCGTCAACGGGGTTTTCCCGGATGTGGAGGTCCTGGCTGCCGCCCGGACCAAGGCCTTACAGCTGGCGGCCCGACCGGCCGCAGCAGTGCGCCTGGCCAAAGCGTTGCTGAAAAAGGAGTATGCGGCATCCTTGGAAGAAACCATTGCCGACGAAGGGGCTCACTTTGTCAAGCGGTTGATGTCACCGGAGGCGGGTGAAGCGCTCCGGGCCTTCATGGAGCGGCGTCAGCCCGATTTCTCGCGATTCAAGTAA
- a CDS encoding heterodisulfide reductase-related iron-sulfur binding cluster, producing the protein MDAAREIYWNVGHGVIGPMYLFSLIAIALCGWGFYKRTPIYRQGKPLDRLDRLPEKIAFMAKSVLAQTRVLRVVNPGILHTLFFWGFGILFIGTLLVMVQADLSQPLFGMVILKGTFYKIFSLALDIAGAAALLMLAGLLVRRFFVKPSGLEIIRDDYVVHSLLFAILVTGFVTEGVRMAATELMANPGLARFSPVGMLFGKIFLGMAPADLALGHKILWWVHFFLAMGFIAIIPFTKLRHIFTTSANYLFSDLSPKGTICTINMEDESIEQFGAAKVSDLTWKDIFDADACTSCKRCQDRCPAHGTDKPLSPMKLVRQVGEIAFTNPQGSLIETITEDAIWSCTTCRACQEICPAGIEHVNKILEMRRNLTLMEGSFPGDEVRTAIGNIEVNGNPFGLAYAGRGEWADGLDVKVMERDCDVDILYFVGCYASFDKRNREIARNFIKICTAAGVRVGILGKEEKCCGEPARKLGNEYLYQMSAAENIELLKGYDVKKIVTTCPHCFNTLGRDYRDLGLEIPVEHYTTFISKLMAEQRLTLKPEPFEFTYHDSCYLGRYMDIVAEPRAVLQVAGGRLTEMAKSGYESFCCGAGGGRILAEEKLGRRISVERVKMAEATGAPIVVSNCPFCLTMFEDGIKTGGCEESLKVRDLAEIVAERIIL; encoded by the coding sequence ATGGACGCAGCGAGAGAAATATACTGGAACGTAGGGCACGGGGTGATAGGGCCGATGTACCTCTTTTCTTTGATCGCCATCGCCCTCTGTGGATGGGGTTTTTACAAAAGGACACCGATTTACCGCCAGGGGAAGCCGCTAGACCGCCTGGACCGGCTGCCGGAGAAGATTGCCTTTATGGCAAAGAGCGTACTGGCCCAGACTCGGGTTCTGCGGGTCGTCAACCCCGGGATTTTGCATACCCTCTTTTTCTGGGGGTTCGGTATCCTGTTCATCGGCACCCTGCTCGTCATGGTCCAGGCTGACCTCAGCCAGCCGCTGTTCGGGATGGTCATTCTGAAAGGTACTTTCTACAAGATATTCTCGCTCGCACTGGATATTGCCGGGGCTGCCGCTCTCCTTATGCTGGCGGGGCTTCTCGTCCGACGCTTCTTCGTCAAGCCGTCTGGACTCGAAATCATACGGGATGACTACGTTGTTCACTCGCTCCTGTTTGCCATTCTCGTTACCGGCTTCGTTACGGAAGGGGTCAGGATGGCCGCCACGGAACTGATGGCCAATCCCGGCCTGGCCCGCTTCTCACCTGTCGGCATGCTGTTCGGAAAAATCTTTCTCGGGATGGCCCCGGCCGACCTTGCCCTGGGGCATAAAATCCTCTGGTGGGTCCACTTCTTCCTCGCTATGGGGTTTATCGCTATCATTCCCTTTACCAAACTGAGGCATATCTTTACCACCAGCGCCAACTACCTGTTCAGCGACCTTTCACCCAAGGGGACCATCTGCACCATCAACATGGAAGATGAGAGCATCGAGCAGTTCGGCGCCGCCAAGGTCAGCGACCTCACCTGGAAGGATATCTTCGATGCCGATGCCTGCACCTCGTGCAAGCGCTGCCAGGATCGCTGCCCGGCCCATGGCACCGACAAACCACTCTCTCCCATGAAACTCGTCAGGCAGGTGGGGGAAATCGCCTTTACCAATCCGCAGGGAAGCCTGATCGAGACCATCACCGAGGATGCCATCTGGTCCTGCACCACCTGCCGCGCCTGCCAGGAGATCTGCCCCGCCGGCATCGAGCATGTCAACAAGATCCTCGAAATGCGCCGCAATCTCACTCTCATGGAAGGTTCTTTTCCCGGCGACGAGGTGCGGACCGCCATCGGCAATATCGAAGTGAACGGCAACCCTTTCGGCCTGGCCTACGCCGGTCGAGGCGAGTGGGCCGACGGGCTCGACGTCAAGGTGATGGAGCGGGACTGCGATGTGGACATTCTCTACTTCGTCGGTTGCTATGCTTCCTTCGACAAGCGGAACCGGGAAATCGCCCGGAACTTTATCAAGATCTGCACCGCCGCCGGGGTCAGGGTCGGCATCCTCGGCAAGGAGGAGAAGTGCTGCGGCGAGCCGGCCAGAAAACTGGGCAACGAATACCTCTACCAGATGTCTGCTGCGGAAAACATCGAGCTGCTCAAGGGTTACGATGTGAAGAAGATCGTCACCACCTGTCCCCACTGCTTCAATACCCTGGGGCGGGATTACCGCGACCTGGGGCTCGAAATCCCGGTGGAGCATTACACCACCTTTATCAGCAAACTCATGGCGGAACAGCGCCTGACGCTAAAGCCCGAGCCGTTCGAGTTTACCTATCACGACTCCTGTTACCTCGGCCGCTACATGGACATCGTCGCCGAGCCGCGGGCGGTGTTGCAGGTAGCCGGCGGCCGATTGACGGAGATGGCGAAGTCCGGCTACGAGAGTTTCTGCTGCGGTGCCGGCGGCGGCAGGATCCTGGCCGAGGAGAAGCTGGGGCGGAGGATCAGCGTGGAGCGGGTAAAGATGGCCGAGGCTACCGGGGCGCCGATCGTGGTCTCCAACTGCCCCTTCTGTCTTACCATGTTCGAGGACGGGATCAAGACCGGAGGGTGCGAGGAGTCGCTTAAGGTGCGGGACCTGGCGGAGATCGTGGCTGAAAGAATCATACTGTAG
- a CDS encoding alpha/beta fold hydrolase produces MLHGAIENGRIFYSDSGRGLAPYLAGQGYDVYVADLRGRGGSTPAISRMSRFGQTEAITEDIPAFVNHIIERRGLIPQHWIAHSWGGVLLSSYLARFADHRDLVRSAVYFGSKRMVRVWNFHRLLKVDLVWNGLCHLISDLAGYLPARRLGIGSDSETLKSHCQSSEWVKKDAWVDSDDGFDYGAAIGQVQLPPIWYLAAERDHALGHPRDVADFRRSAGVQESSYTVLSRRNGNLHDYDHINMLTHPDAPADHFPLIVHWLKEHETAAGAARN; encoded by the coding sequence ATGCTGCATGGCGCCATCGAAAACGGCCGGATCTTCTACTCGGACTCGGGCCGTGGACTGGCTCCCTATCTGGCCGGGCAAGGTTACGATGTCTATGTTGCCGATCTGCGGGGCCGCGGCGGAAGCACCCCGGCGATCAGCCGCATGTCGCGCTTCGGCCAGACAGAGGCCATTACCGAGGACATTCCGGCATTCGTCAACCATATCATCGAGCGCCGCGGTCTGATTCCCCAGCACTGGATAGCTCATTCATGGGGTGGGGTGCTCCTTTCCTCCTATCTGGCGCGATTTGCCGACCATCGCGACCTGGTCCGGTCAGCCGTCTATTTCGGCAGCAAACGGATGGTGAGGGTATGGAACTTCCACCGTCTTTTGAAGGTAGACCTGGTATGGAACGGGTTGTGCCATCTGATTTCCGACCTGGCCGGCTATCTCCCTGCCCGCAGGTTGGGTATCGGCTCGGACAGCGAGACGCTCAAGTCCCATTGCCAGAGCAGCGAGTGGGTAAAGAAGGATGCCTGGGTGGATTCCGACGACGGCTTCGATTACGGCGCCGCTATCGGGCAGGTGCAGCTGCCGCCGATCTGGTACCTGGCCGCGGAGAGGGACCACGCCCTGGGACATCCGCGCGATGTGGCGGATTTCCGGCGGTCGGCAGGAGTGCAGGAAAGCAGCTATACTGTACTCAGCCGCAGGAACGGCAACCTTCACGACTATGATCACATAAACATGCTGACCCACCCGGATGCACCGGCAGACCATTTCCCGTTAATCGTCCACTGGCTGAAAGAGCATGAAACAGCTGCCGGTGCGGCAAGGAACTAG
- a CDS encoding chalcone isomerase family protein, producing MRKLVVVLLLMLAAVNAHALEVAGVHLETAVIVNNHPLKLNGYGIRKKFFVKVYIGSLYTAKAVAKADEALSEPGDKLIRMNFLHSKVDKGKITEAFSEGFAANSPQLAGSAEVKKFLAFFTSDFSKGDTVDLSLGSDGRVVAVHNGKVLGTITSKRLAKGILAIYLGEKPADEALKKGMLGRES from the coding sequence ATGCGAAAACTAGTTGTTGTGCTCCTGCTCATGCTGGCAGCAGTCAATGCCCATGCCCTCGAAGTGGCCGGAGTCCACCTGGAAACGGCGGTTATTGTCAACAATCACCCCCTGAAGCTGAACGGCTACGGCATCCGCAAAAAGTTTTTTGTCAAGGTCTATATCGGCTCCCTCTACACCGCCAAAGCGGTGGCCAAGGCCGACGAGGCGCTGAGCGAACCGGGGGACAAGCTCATCAGGATGAACTTCCTCCATAGCAAGGTGGACAAGGGGAAAATCACCGAAGCCTTCAGCGAGGGGTTTGCCGCTAATTCTCCTCAACTGGCCGGTTCCGCCGAGGTGAAGAAGTTCCTCGCCTTTTTCACCTCGGATTTCAGCAAGGGCGATACGGTTGACCTCTCCCTGGGGAGCGATGGGAGGGTGGTTGCCGTCCATAACGGCAAGGTGCTGGGAACGATCACCTCAAAAAGGCTGGCAAAGGGGATTCTCGCCATTTATCTGGGTGAGAAGCCGGCTGATGAAGCCCTGAAAAAGGGGATGCTCGGGAGGGAGTCCTGA
- a CDS encoding MerR family transcriptional regulator encodes MRLSSDEYMQISDLAKALHITTRTIRLYEQMGLVEPPKRTEGGIRVYENSDIKRFKFVLKLKALGLSLQEMKELAELYTREQLPEKIMPRLIELLDSHLNNIRKRTAQLQSLEKDIAEYKQKILDYYNLSS; translated from the coding sequence ATGAGACTCAGCTCAGATGAATACATGCAGATCAGCGATCTTGCCAAGGCATTGCACATAACAACCAGAACCATAAGGCTTTACGAGCAGATGGGATTGGTGGAGCCCCCGAAAAGGACCGAAGGAGGCATCAGGGTTTATGAAAATTCAGATATCAAGCGTTTCAAGTTCGTCCTCAAGCTGAAGGCCCTGGGACTCTCGTTGCAGGAAATGAAGGAACTGGCCGAACTCTATACCAGAGAACAGCTGCCTGAGAAAATAATGCCGCGCCTGATCGAACTCCTCGATTCTCACCTGAACAACATAAGAAAGAGAACCGCCCAATTACAATCGCTGGAAAAAGACATCGCAGAATATAAGCAGAAGATCCTCGACTATTATAACCTTTCGAGCTAG
- a CDS encoding electron transfer flavoprotein subunit beta/FixA family protein encodes MNILVCIKQVPDMESRFKANGEGVWYEETDLAFRMNEYDEYAVEQAVKLKEQLGDAPEVTVLSIGPDRVVEAIKKALAMGCDRALHVRDPAVHLKDPWQIASIISGYARDKGFDLIFTGMQSQDRGSAQVGVTVAEQLGYACVTTLVGFSYADGAITARRELEGGVKGVVRMKTPALLTCQLGLNVPRYPTLPNIMKAKKKEIVTVPVADLLKEEPLAATTGFYPPAKKGGGIVLEGDVADMADRLVGILKDKTAVLR; translated from the coding sequence ATGAACATACTAGTCTGCATAAAACAGGTTCCCGACATGGAATCGAGGTTCAAGGCCAACGGCGAGGGGGTCTGGTATGAAGAAACGGACCTTGCCTTCCGGATGAACGAGTACGACGAATATGCCGTCGAGCAGGCGGTGAAGCTGAAAGAACAGCTGGGCGACGCCCCCGAGGTCACCGTCCTCTCCATCGGCCCCGATCGGGTCGTGGAGGCGATAAAAAAGGCGCTGGCCATGGGTTGCGACCGTGCGCTCCATGTCCGGGACCCGGCCGTTCACCTCAAAGACCCGTGGCAGATAGCTTCCATCATTTCCGGCTACGCCCGCGACAAAGGGTTCGACCTCATCTTTACCGGGATGCAGTCCCAGGATCGGGGCTCCGCACAAGTCGGCGTTACCGTCGCAGAGCAGTTGGGTTATGCCTGCGTCACGACGCTGGTCGGCTTTAGCTATGCCGACGGGGCCATCACTGCCAGACGGGAACTGGAAGGCGGCGTCAAAGGGGTTGTGCGTATGAAAACCCCGGCCCTGCTCACCTGCCAGCTGGGGCTCAACGTCCCCCGTTATCCGACCCTGCCCAATATCATGAAGGCCAAGAAGAAAGAGATTGTCACCGTTCCGGTGGCAGATCTGCTCAAGGAAGAGCCGTTGGCCGCCACTACCGGATTCTACCCCCCGGCCAAAAAGGGGGGCGGCATCGTCCTGGAAGGGGACGTAGCCGACATGGCCGACAGGCTGGTTGGGATACTGAAAGATAAAACCGCGGTACTGCGATAG
- a CDS encoding oxidoreductase — MIDQLFEPLVINGLNVKNRIYMPAMHLQMCRNFEVTDQLVEFYTARACGGAGIITVGYATVDELSGNPTNIGAHRDEYIPGLARLARAIRENGAAASVQLNHAGRYNHSLFLGGKQPVAPSAIPSRLTRETPHALDAAGIARIIAGFAQAALRVKTAGFDAVEILAGTGYLISEFLSEVTNKRIDDYGGSLENRMRFGLEVLRAVRESVGPAFPLVVRMNGNDFMKGGTGRRELQEFARCLVAAGTDAICVNVGWHEALVPQIVTKVPRGVFAYLARGVKEAVHVPVIASHRINDPAVARDLIADGMCDMVAMGRALIADPALPEKTMRGKEREIVHCVACGQGCFDNLFKMKPVECLCNPRAGHERETVIERAAKSLKVMVVGGGAAGMTAAAAAADAGHQVTLFERSGRLGGQLHLAGAPPGREEFLELARDLACQLDLRKVRVVLNQEVDEAVIEREQPDAVILATGGMPVTPPIPGANLPNVVQAWDILAGKVRTGKRVAIVGGGAVGVETALLLAEKGTLSGEELKFLLVHGAEAVEDLGRLAVRGTKEVILVEMLDGLGNNFGKSTRWGMLMDVERYGVIAGTAVKVLEITAAGLRVERDGNVEDIAADTVVLAVGTRPYNPLQEILAKRGIPHKTAGDALQAAMVFDAVHQGFAAGREIV, encoded by the coding sequence ATGATCGATCAACTCTTTGAACCACTCGTCATTAACGGGCTCAACGTAAAAAACCGGATATACATGCCGGCCATGCATCTGCAGATGTGCAGAAACTTCGAGGTAACAGACCAATTGGTGGAATTCTACACGGCAAGGGCCTGCGGGGGGGCCGGGATTATCACGGTCGGTTATGCGACCGTCGATGAGCTGTCAGGCAACCCTACCAACATCGGCGCCCACCGTGACGAGTACATTCCCGGTCTGGCGCGGCTCGCCAGGGCCATCAGGGAAAACGGCGCTGCTGCCTCAGTGCAGTTGAACCATGCGGGTCGCTACAATCATTCCCTTTTTCTTGGTGGGAAACAGCCGGTGGCTCCTTCGGCTATCCCGTCCCGGTTGACCAGAGAGACTCCCCATGCTCTCGATGCAGCGGGGATTGCGAGGATAATCGCCGGGTTTGCCCAGGCTGCCCTCAGGGTGAAGACCGCAGGCTTCGACGCCGTGGAAATCCTGGCGGGGACCGGCTATCTGATCAGCGAATTTCTCTCCGAGGTGACGAATAAGCGGATTGACGATTATGGCGGCTCCCTGGAGAACCGGATGCGCTTCGGGCTCGAAGTCCTGCGTGCGGTCCGGGAATCGGTCGGACCGGCGTTCCCCCTTGTCGTGCGCATGAACGGCAACGATTTCATGAAGGGGGGGACCGGCCGGCGGGAGCTGCAGGAGTTCGCCCGCTGTCTCGTTGCGGCGGGGACCGATGCCATCTGCGTCAATGTGGGGTGGCACGAGGCGCTGGTGCCGCAGATAGTCACCAAGGTCCCCCGCGGTGTCTTTGCCTACCTGGCCCGGGGTGTCAAGGAGGCGGTACATGTGCCGGTCATTGCCAGCCACCGGATCAATGACCCGGCGGTGGCCCGCGACTTGATCGCGGATGGCATGTGCGACATGGTGGCCATGGGGCGTGCTCTCATAGCTGACCCCGCTCTTCCGGAGAAGACCATGCGGGGGAAGGAACGGGAAATCGTCCACTGCGTGGCCTGCGGCCAGGGGTGCTTTGACAACCTTTTCAAGATGAAACCGGTGGAGTGCCTCTGCAACCCGCGGGCGGGCCATGAGCGGGAGACCGTGATCGAGAGGGCAGCGAAGAGCCTGAAGGTGATGGTTGTGGGAGGTGGGGCCGCGGGTATGACCGCAGCGGCGGCCGCTGCCGATGCAGGCCACCAGGTGACGCTCTTCGAGCGGAGCGGGCGGCTCGGCGGGCAGCTGCATCTTGCAGGAGCTCCGCCGGGGCGGGAGGAGTTTTTGGAACTGGCGCGGGATCTGGCCTGCCAGCTGGACCTGAGAAAGGTCCGGGTGGTGCTCAACCAGGAGGTCGACGAAGCAGTGATCGAGCGGGAACAGCCTGACGCGGTAATCCTGGCCACCGGCGGGATGCCGGTTACTCCGCCGATTCCCGGCGCAAACCTCCCCAACGTGGTGCAGGCCTGGGATATCCTGGCCGGCAAGGTACGTACCGGCAAAAGGGTGGCCATTGTCGGTGGCGGGGCAGTGGGGGTCGAGACAGCGCTCCTCCTGGCGGAAAAGGGGACCCTTTCCGGCGAAGAGCTGAAGTTTCTCCTCGTCCATGGAGCGGAAGCTGTCGAGGATCTTGGCCGGCTGGCTGTCCGGGGGACAAAGGAAGTGATCCTCGTGGAGATGCTTGATGGACTGGGCAACAACTTTGGCAAATCCACCCGGTGGGGGATGCTGATGGACGTGGAGCGTTACGGGGTAATTGCCGGGACAGCCGTTAAGGTACTGGAAATTACCGCCGCCGGGCTCAGGGTGGAGCGGGATGGTAACGTGGAAGACATCGCCGCCGACACGGTTGTCCTGGCGGTCGGCACCCGGCCGTACAACCCGTTGCAGGAAATCCTGGCGAAAAGGGGCATCCCCCACAAGACGGCCGGCGATGCGCTGCAAGCAGCCATGGTGTTCGATGCGGTGCATCAGGGATTCGCGGCGGGGCGGGAGATTGTTTAA